The following nucleotide sequence is from Salvia splendens isolate huo1 chromosome 2, SspV2, whole genome shotgun sequence.
TTCATGATTCGATAATCATTTAATAAGGTTAGGATAAATAAATTCGTGGTAATTGATACAAGAATTATGACTTAATCAGTGCTACATAGGGCAGTCTATTTATAAGTTTTATTATCGTGTCTTCAACTTAATATATCATTGTCAAAATGAATGCACTGTCGTGAACAGCTAATTATAATCTTGTATCCATAGTGAACAGCCAActaattatagtagtactactacattCTTGGTTTAGTGTAGTACAACCTTTGAAAAGTCAACACTTGTactgcaaaaaaaaatactcccacGGTTCATAAAATATTATCCAAATTTAACTCATTGCGAATTTTaagagagtaaaaaaaattaagttaaataagttagtagaataatataatattaatgtaaaaagtgagttaaaaaggAAGTTCATTtatctaaaaatagaaaaaaaaggaaagtgaataATGTTTTACGAACTTAACAAAATAGCAAAATTAGATAACATTTCACAGAGTAAGGAATACATTAACCCTATAAATTAACATAACCGAAATATCCGACAGCGGCAATTCCAACTGAATTGAATGGCCAGTTTGAAGTCAACATTGTTGATCACGCTACTCTTTCTCCTCCAATTTTCCGTGATCAGAGGCCACGGCGGCGCCGAccacgacgaggaggaggagggatCGGAGAAGGGGAATCTGCACGGCAAAGGGCTGATCCTGGTGAAGATATGGTGCCTGATAATCATGTTCGCGAGCACCTTCGCCGGCGGCGTGTCGCCGTATTTCTACCGATGGAACGAGAGCTTTCTTCTGCTCGGGACTCAGTTCGCCGGCGGCGTGTTCCTGGGAACTGCTCTGATGCATTTCTTGAGCGACTCCACCTCCGCTTTTGCCGAGCTCACGACGAAGGAGTATCCCTTTTCGTTCATGCTGGCCTCGGCTGGCTATCTTGTCACTATGCTGGCTGACTGCGCCATCTCGCACCTCGTCAGCAGCAGCTGGAAGGAGACTCGAGTTGATGTCGAAGGAGGCGGCAGCGACAGGGAGGTAGGGGAGCTTCACCTTCACCCGGTGTTTGTCAAGACTAGTTCTGTTGGTGATACTATTCTTCTTATACTTGCATTGTGCTTTCACTCCATTTTTGAGGGCATTGCTGTTGGTGTTGCAGGTAATTTTTCTTATATTCCTGTTACTATTAGGCTCTCTGTTTAGCACAATTAAGTTAACGTGGTGACTAATCATTACCTACCAAATGAATCATTACTATTACCAATTTGCTATTAcgaattttggtcctaaacatattactaaaatatgaatttggtccaaaacattcgcTTTTTAATAAACGGTCATGTCATTGTGCAATtagcgttgaccgttagttttttacGGGACCGTAAAAAAAATGACCACTCCGACAAGGATTTGATTTGTTAAGAGGTGTTTGGTTTGGAGGAGTATTAAATGCCCCAAAACAAACCTTTTCTCATGTTTGGTTTGTCAAATACCCTTTCAAGAGGGCCTGCAAAAATGTCTCCAGCCCGCCTCATTAGTGCTCATTTCATTAGTTAAGGTATCTCCTAAATTTTGAAAGATACATTTTCCCTCCTAATTTAAACTATAGAAAAAATAGAAGTCAAATCAAACAATAGAAATATTTCTCTTCTACCATGAAAAGGGAATCACTAACAAGAGCCATTCCTTTTCTTGAGAAACCATAAAGGGCAAACCAAACTAGCCCTTATGGACCTGTTTTTCTAatagtgaatgttttggactaaattcgtattttggtcatatgtttagaatcaatattgacctttactctatcATCTGATGATACGCAAAGGACATAAATgtagatctagattcataatcaatATTGCACGTTGTTCATATAACACAACCATGAGAAATACTTACGTATTGGGTAGTTTGTTTTCTACTACTGATCGAATCTTGCTAGTGAATACACTATTTTCGGTATCCACGTGCGTTGTCAATGctatgcaggaacaattcctcagAACACAGTTCAATCAGAAAAAACTAGGAAATATCCGATTGTACATGCATATTATATTTATCTGACAAAGATTGCTTCCATATGTTATGAACTACCAGATCCATGAACTTGCATTTATAATTAAAGTTtgctatatataattaattaaaacccGGTATCATAATCTAGTCCATATATCTTTTAACATAATCATGAAATCAATTATTGTTGCTGATTTTGATGTGTTACATCTGGTGTTAAACTTGATGACTAACTACTTAAAAAGCTACTCAGATACGAAAGCAGACGCTTGGAGAAATCTGTGGACGATTTCACTCCACAAGATCTTCGCTGCAGTTGCAATGGGGATTGCACTACTGAGGATGATACCAAAGAGGCCGTTTCTAGCAACCGTGGCATACTCCTTCGCCTTTGCAATCTCAAGCCCGGTGGGGGTCGGAATAGGCATCGCCCTTGATGCCACCAGCCAAGGCCGCGGTGCTGACTGGACCTACGCCATCTCAATGGGCATCGCCTGTGGAGTTTTCGTTTATGTAGCCATCAACCATTTGATAGCCAAGGGCTTCAAACCTCAGAATAAGTGCTACTTTGATACTCCCTTCTTCAAGTTTTTAGCTGTCTTACTAGGAGTCGCAGTAATATCTGTTGTAATGATATGGGACTAGTCATTTTCTTATCAAATCTATGTGTACATTTTATTGTCAACATATAATGTCTCAAGATAGTTACTCCAAATATGAGTTTTCATTTTCTTATCAAATCTATGTGTACATTTTATTGTCAACATATAATGTCTCAAGATAGTTACTCCAAATATGAGTTTTGTGTGTATATTGGAGATTGGTGTGGTGTATCTacaaaataaatagataaacgAAGTTGATCATAGTCATGTACAAAGAAAATCGGATCTGTGGGGCACTCTACTACTATAATAACGAAAATGTACCTATTTTGTTATTTCTTCCTtctatgggaaaaacgccacccaCATTGGCGTGTTATTAAGTAAAAAACGCCAACCGTGTTAGCGTtttacaatttcattttattttatgcatATACAGTATTTATCGTAACACGCTCACTTGGTTGGCTTGTTTAATAAAAAACGCCATCTACGTCGGTGTGTTTAACACTATATCACGCCCACTTAGTTGGcatgtttaattaaaaaacgtCATCTACGTTGCCGTTTTAAGATTAAACGCCAACCTGGTCGGCGTGTTACCGTTGAACCAGATATCTGTCCAATATCTCCCAAAATCGCGAACCCTAatcactttccctccccaaatGCGAAAACCCTCCCAAAATGCGAAAAACCTTAAGGAAACCCTTGCTCGGGTCGACGCAATCGGCGATTTGAGCGTGAAGTTTTCGATTTTGGCTCATTTTTCCAAACATTAGTATTCCTATTCGGTTAGTATATCTAAATTTTGACCaatatttgataaattattatgatagtatatattgtagtgtaattaatagaaatatttgattgattgttaTGATATTATATATTGTAGTATATCCAATTttttaccaatatttgatggattgttatgatagtcTATATTTGATGTAATTAATATCTAATTTCTCACCAATTTTTGGCtcactctacataatgatgaatgaaaaaataatacatatttatttgtgttttacattattgcagatagtatgacgtggtgtgtcaatttatattggggtggaaagataattcccgaagcagttatttcatatgatcctcaTTTTtcaaaaggattcattatgttggtacgtctacgagagcctaAGAACCAAGtttcgctgcaacacaagattttgatgttggaggTGTGCGTTTAGGGGACAGTGACAATTGTCATGTGGTTGATGACATTATAGGTCCTAATAAacccgactttcttgatccacaatcaccttatgattctgaagatgtAAACATtgttagtacagactcagatggtgatccgtctgatgatgaacaatttgttgattcaagaccatccattccaaACAGTGGTTGGAGAAGCAGTGGTTGGAGAAACAACAGTTGGCGGAagagcagttggaggaagagtagttccacagttcccacagcgtggaatgaactattttcgcaccttaccaggtacatatgatagttttgatccaaagAACTTTGAGGCTGCtgatcccagtgtgcattattggagtgaaaaagatcctagcaatgtcggtttgcatactaaatttaaaacgaagttggaattgaagacAACTGtacagttgttgaaagtaaaggaaagagatggcatgcagtttgtaagtggccacaaggaaatccggAAGATAAGTCATTACCgaaatgtttgtgggagtgtcGATCAACACTGagaaagcatgatgaacactggaaaattagagtgtttagcactgctcatacttgtaTGGGGGATCATAAttataatgggcacgctaatctttcgtcgtcCATGATATCAttgagtgttcgacatcagatagaaaacgataaTGCCTACAAGGTAAAAGCTATTGTgccggatattgaaaatagatttcatgttaaattagttacaagaaagcatggtatgctcggaggacagctattgagcttgtatatggtGGATGAGAGTGGTCATTCAAAGTTTTTTCCTAAAAAtgccaaccaagttggcgtgtttcATAAAAATGCcaaccacattggcgagtcAATACAGAATGGTTATATTGCGTTGTGTAGAAACACCCTTAAACATCAAAGAGTAAAACGCTAACGTGACTGGCGTTTTTgctaaaaacgccaaccacattggcgtttttagtCAGAATATTTGTTAAGTTTCAGCCAATCGTTTCTACCCAATCCTGCTTATTACAATGCTTATTCAAAATATTGCAATCGTTCTCactttgaaaatataaataagaatAGAAAGAAGAGttgtaaaattattaaatataaagATTACAAGGTTCACAAACACGAAGTTCAActcaataaacaaataaaaataaatgtagtTTAGTTCAATCGTCTCGCCTTCTCCACATAAACAGGCCACGAatccccttcccgattctggaaGTAGGGAGTCtagagggaggagtatcttgaacaacaaCATTATCTAAATCCACCCCAAAAAAGTCATCTCGCATAGAAGACTGAGGTGGAGAATTGTGGAGATCACTGAGACCAATAACTTCACCTataccaccagtgtggctgataaaatgacgacctcgaactgcagatctaggT
It contains:
- the LOC121762671 gene encoding zinc transporter 2-like, encoding MASLKSTLLITLLFLLQFSVIRGHGGADHDEEEEGSEKGNLHGKGLILVKIWCLIIMFASTFAGGVSPYFYRWNESFLLLGTQFAGGVFLGTALMHFLSDSTSAFAELTTKEYPFSFMLASAGYLVTMLADCAISHLVSSSWKETRVDVEGGGSDREVGELHLHPVFVKTSSVGDTILLILALCFHSIFEGIAVGVADTKADAWRNLWTISLHKIFAAVAMGIALLRMIPKRPFLATVAYSFAFAISSPVGVGIGIALDATSQGRGADWTYAISMGIACGVFVYVAINHLIAKGFKPQNKCYFDTPFFKFLAVLLGVAVISVVMIWD